From a single Acidimicrobiales bacterium genomic region:
- the alr gene encoding alanine racemase — protein sequence MRPTWFSVDLDAVAHNVRAFRDLVAPAEVCTVVKADGYGHGAPAVARAALGAGATWLAVALVEEAAELRDSGLAAPILVLSEPRPTEMADVAGLGGVRPTLYTQAGVDAYGSVAGVGSPVHLKVDTGMHRVGVRADEAVAVSERILDSGLELEGVFSHCAVADEPGDPLTTVQVERFEAVLADLATHGIEPPIVHLANTATALTRPEAGHSMVRIGLGAYGVSPGPELADRCRQLGLRQAITVHSRVVHLQNIAAGEGVGYGHRWTSARETRLATVPVGYADGLARAWGMGGAALVGGRRRPLRGVVSMDSLVIEVDEAVALGDEVVLLGAQGDEMIEVAEVSEVIGQIPWEVLSRLGRRPPRLYP from the coding sequence ATGCGTCCCACCTGGTTCTCGGTGGACCTCGACGCGGTGGCCCACAACGTCCGGGCCTTCCGTGACCTCGTGGCACCGGCCGAGGTCTGCACGGTGGTCAAGGCAGATGGCTACGGCCATGGTGCCCCGGCCGTGGCCAGGGCCGCCCTGGGTGCCGGTGCCACCTGGCTGGCCGTCGCCCTCGTGGAGGAGGCGGCGGAGTTGAGGGATTCCGGGCTGGCCGCCCCGATACTCGTGCTCTCAGAGCCGCGCCCCACCGAGATGGCCGACGTGGCCGGCCTCGGCGGGGTGCGCCCGACCCTCTACACGCAGGCGGGCGTGGACGCCTACGGGTCGGTGGCCGGCGTCGGCTCACCGGTCCACCTGAAGGTCGACACGGGCATGCACCGGGTGGGGGTCCGTGCCGACGAAGCGGTGGCCGTGTCAGAACGGATCCTGGACTCGGGCCTCGAACTGGAGGGGGTCTTCTCCCACTGCGCGGTGGCCGACGAGCCCGGGGACCCGTTGACCACCGTCCAGGTCGAGCGGTTCGAGGCCGTGCTGGCCGACCTGGCCACCCATGGGATCGAACCACCCATCGTCCACCTGGCCAACACGGCAACCGCCCTGACCCGTCCCGAGGCCGGGCACTCGATGGTCAGGATCGGGCTCGGAGCCTATGGCGTCTCCCCGGGCCCGGAGCTGGCCGACCGGTGTCGGCAGCTCGGCCTGCGCCAGGCCATCACGGTCCACAGCCGGGTGGTCCACCTGCAGAACATCGCCGCCGGCGAGGGGGTCGGATACGGGCACCGCTGGACGAGCGCACGGGAGACGCGGTTGGCCACCGTACCCGTGGGCTACGCCGACGGCCTGGCCCGGGCGTGGGGCATGGGTGGCGCGGCGCTCGTCGGTGGGCGACGTAGACCGTTGCGTGGCGTGGTCTCCATGGACTCCCTTGTCATAGAGGTCGACGAGGCCGTGGCGCTCGGCGACGAGGTGGTGCTGCTAGGCGCGCAGGGCGACGAGATGATCGAGGTGGCCGAGGTCTCCGAGGTCATCGGCCAGATCCCCTGGGAGGTGCTCAGCCGCCTGGGCCGCCGCCCGCCCAGGCTCTATCCCTAG